The following proteins are encoded in a genomic region of Amphiura filiformis chromosome 18, Afil_fr2py, whole genome shotgun sequence:
- the LOC140139428 gene encoding uncharacterized protein: MMAANLEDLPPSPPISPGIIDQLVLEMEAPLGAEQLPSLPQHHYAAGWRRHRSANSGRYFYFNILSKESRWTLPLVEEPRPASAPAIMVPTTPQPEVFLNRPSYPASGSSQTSNQSNLATAGSSSSSSSLQSVGIPDADDRDVSGRFHLGGKRYVVVKRFKEQPYINIREYYQPKDRAVGRLYAGKKGINLTLDQWRALCKNMGSINHTLTTYMRQK, from the coding sequence ATGATGGCTGCCAATCTGGAAGATCTACCACCCTCTCCTCCGATATCTCCTGGTATTATTGATCAGTTGGTGCTGGAAATGGAGGCACCATTAGGTGCAGAACAGTTACCATCCTTGCCTCAACATCATTACGCAGCTGGATGGCGACGCCACAGAAGTGCCAATAGTGGTCGCTACTTCTACTTCAACATCTTAAGCAAAGAATCAAGATGGACTCTTCCCCTAGTGGAAGAACCTCGACCAGCATCAGCTCCTGCCATCATGGTACCTACTACACCTCAACCAGAGGTTTTCCTGAACAGGCCATCCTACCCAGCATCAGGATCTAGTCAGACTTCAAACCAATCTAATCTGGCAACTGCAGGTAGCAGCAGTAGTAGTAGCAGCCTCCAATCTGTTGGTATACCTGATGCAGACGATAGAGATGTCAGTGGCCGTTTCCACCTAGGAGGTAAGCGTTACGTTGTGGTGAAACGTTTCAAGGAACAACCTTACATCAATATAAGGGAATATTACCAACCTAAAGACAGGGCAGTAGGACGACTTTATGCTGGGAAAAAGGGGATAAATCTGACATTAGACCAGTGGCGAGCACTTTGTAAGAATATGGGGTCGATCAACCACACCTTGACAACATATATGAGACAGAAATAG
- the LOC140140103 gene encoding poly(U)-specific endoribonuclease-B-like has translation MASGSDFKPDKDLSTICTKLWKLDTNRLVPGVDYSIDLQGYTRVSQRQDRADDPLFSHVNDNKLQQIPTFKFFIALLDNYSQETGVPEEVTEQEVQENWSFLNAAMETEVMKKAHRYLAKKKLVPKDEKQFKEALYDLWFKLYSRTRGMGRGNYDSSGFEHVFVGESRGHEDNREVTGFHNWIQFYLQEKAGHIDYKGWVPPRGVRRVTKKDRPNEKTHLLSLQFAWKSDTKPVGSSFIGTSPEFEMALYTVVFFSGRNGKNCIEIEDYDVEIVVHKMGDKLGSSYPVALADQQP, from the exons ATGGCATCTGGATCAGA CTTTAAACCGGACAAAGATTTGTCAACAATCTGTACCAAGCTATGGAAGCTTGACACAAATCGTCTGGTTCCAGGAGTGGACTATTCCATTGATCTGCAGGGGTACACCAGGGTTTCACAGCGACAAGACAGGGCTGATGATCCACTATTCTCGCATGTGAATGATAACAAGTTACAGCAGATaccaacatttaaat TCTTCATTGCTCTACTTGACAACTACTCTCAAGAGACTGGAGTGCCAGAAGAAGTGACGGAGCAAGAGGTTCAAGAAAACTGGTCATTCCTCAATGCTGCAATGGAAACAGAA GTAATGAAAAAAGCACACAGATATCTTGCCAAGAAAAAGCTTGTTCCAAAAGATGAGAAACAATTCAAGGAAGCCCTTTATGACCTGTGGTTCAAACTCTACAGCAGGACAAGGGGAATGGG AAGAGGCAACTATGACTCATCCGGGTTTGAGCACGTTTTTGTCGGAGAGAGCCGTGGACACGAAGATAACCGAGAAGTCACTGGCTTCCATAACTGGATTCAATTCTACTTACAAGAGAAGGCAGGGCATATTGACTACAAAGGGTGGGTACCACCCAGGGGTGTCAGG AGAGTGACAAAGAAGGATCGTCCCAATGAGAAGACACATCTCCTTAGCCTCCAATTTGCCTGGAAATCCGACACCAAACCTGTCGGCAGCTCCTTCATCGGCACCAGTCCCGAGTTTGAGATGGCGCTTTACACAGTCGTGTTCTTTTCTGGTCGTAACGGAAAAAACTGCATCGAGATTGAGGATTACGATGTAGAGATTGTCGTACATAAGATGGGGGATAAGTTGGGTAGCTCGTATCCAGTTGCATTGGCTGATCAGCAACCATAG
- the LOC140139069 gene encoding uncharacterized protein F54H12.2-like → MASFIHDKSQECAKSELDIFTIPPTQTSVEKGALIPYQPIASITDGGPVEFYIPGAGDEYIDLAQTQLYVRAKITNPDGSNLAAGAPVGPVNLFLHSLFSQVDVSLNERLITASTPTYPYRAMIETLLSYGHDAKQSQLSSALYFKDTAGHMDVVNPIVEEDADANVGLKDRYEFTQRSRVVDMVGRIHSDIFFQNKYLLNGVNMKIKLIRSKNEFCLVSSAEAPDYRIQILEATLFVRRMKISPSIQLAHSRALEKGNARYPIRRVLCKMMSVPAGNITLTQDHVFLGSLPNRIVIACVDNTAFSGNYARNPFNFQHYNVTSVAVHVDGEQIPSKPLRPTFQGPNLNYVRAYHTLFSGTNKMFEDQGNEISRFDYGNGYTLYAFDLTPDLTCGGHFNLQKQGNLRLEMNFRQALVHTINVIVYAEFENIVEIDRARNIIFDYTS, encoded by the coding sequence ATGGCCAGTTTTATCCATGATAAATCCCAAGAATGCGCTAAATCTGAACTAGATATATTCACTATCCCACCTACACAAACTAGTGTGGAGAAAGGAGCACTTATTCCGTACCAACCCATAGCGTCCATCACAGATGGTGGACCCGTTGAGTTCTACATTCCAGGAGCTGGAGATGAGTATATCGATTTGGCACAGACCCAATTGTACGTTAGAGCCAAAATTACAAATCCAGATGGAAGTAACCTTGCAGCAGGTGCACCCGTAGGCCCAGTTAATTTATTCCTCCACTCCCTCTTCAGTCAAGTTGATGTGTCCTTGAATGAAAGACTTATCACCGCATCCACACCAACATATCCCTATCGTGCCATGATTGAAACTTTACTCAGTTATGGCCACGATGCAAAGCAGAGTCAACTTTCGTCAGCGTTGTACTTCAAAGACACGGCTGGTCATATGGATGTGGTGAACCCAATTGTTGAAGAAGATGCAGATGCCAACGTCGGCTTGAAAGACAGATATGAATTCACTCAACGAAGCCGAGTAGTAGATATGGTTGGTAGAATTCACAGCGATATATTTTTCCAAAATAAGTATCTACTCAATGGAGTCAACATGAAAATTAAGCTGATTAGAAGCAAGAATGAATTCTGTCTTGTTTCTTCAGCCGAAGCACCTGATTACAGGATTCAAATACTGGAAGCTACGCTTTTCGTCAGGCGCATGAAAATCAGTCCCAGCATTCAACTGGCTCACAGCAGAGCTCTTGAAAAAGGTAACGCCAGGTACCCTATCAGACGAGTCCTGTGCAAGATGATGTCTGTACCTGCAGGTAACATCACTCTCACTCAAGATCATGTCTTCCTGGGTTCACTTCCCAATCGGATCGTCATAGCCTGCGTAGATAACACTGCATTCAGCGGAAACTATGCTAGAAATCCATTTAATTTCCAGCACTACAACGTCACATCCGTGGCAGTTCATGTGGATGGAGAACAAATACCTTCGAAGCCTTTGAGACCGACGTTTCAAGGTCCAAATCTGAACTACGTTCGGGCCTATCACACCTTGTTCTCTGGCACAAATAAAATGTTCGAGGATCAAGGCAACGAGATCAGTCGGTTCGATTACGGCAATGGGTACACACTATACGCCTTTGATCTGACTCCAGACCTGACGTGTGGTGGACATTTCAACTTGCAAAAACAGGGGAATCTTCGACTGGAAATGAACTTTCGTCAAGCTTTGGTACACACAATTAATGTGATTGTCTATGCAGAATTTGAAAACATCGTCGAAATTGACAGAGCACGAAACATCATCTTTGATTACACCAGTTGA
- the LOC140139070 gene encoding uncharacterized protein, with the protein MDISSASSSSEADPDMEPLTLAAPASACFCAALRSILKQPDGDDDDEPSHADHCRLGQQQQDHDGEVDIPERNDDQMLPGDFDYNIESDRSYSGSRGPGSPNWPYYSVSTVHSSSTSGYVSSRSSNADGRNQDAIDQSNSSSSSSSSSSSSPASRPTDSTYNPPSSRPTSDSDTDERREDDSYHGDEEQEEAGEHREGVSSDSSSGDEEESSSSTSESEDDSGSSNEEENSESSGDERQSSAQEGGDNGGNDNDDNDANNYEEQNQTSDSSDDEDDDKDDDGDDEDDDTEEEREKRVRVSKGVRCPYCKRQFPTNERLAIHLNSCHLNERRFECNECGKTFGRLDNLKRHQVNHRFNLRVSCPICKRTFARKDCLARHVKDVHQRKRQLPPTGEESSRKRSRRGPSDLDNAAVGTAPAERDGGEGEKEESRRTKRRVENAGGGGGGGGSSDSSDGDNSSDGDDDARDVDVDDDQDDGDDEDDDIEEDVNNNELDAILIEDPDVMPDAENNGSDTESETDGEEEDGDGGFSRMLQENWPSIRSHHRTGHRLQDVYNFRVGSGIGDRGGQYGRGRMTVSERRIRAIFNQQTRRFKINLSFGFILRHVETGELRYFHSSHNNHRHFEAPHLIANVHDLEQFIAAVEEISLQDHAARHRPSTKWAIEAVTNVTFYVTKLDFPIGVGVALPPYVKNNRAVRTLVANANNGRPYQDNLCIFRCIAMQKGCSLKNLERDTKFYYEKYQQAMYCKAYRCIKCDKHFSIAFNLKRHQLTCDANVKHVFKGGMFRPAPTIFQKLSSEGIEVDDDMRYFTHRATFDFECFFEKPAHVNTGKLKVVAYHRPLSVSIASNVDGYDKDVRHLVTDGDSQKLVDDMVAYLLEVSHRSHEIMSDTFRTVFEEIDDMIAQVQTLTNQLGAKGVKKRISQLERLREEFDQYISTLPVLGFNSGKYDINLIRQYLYPAIRRAEKISFIIKKGSSYQCIQTESLKFLDILNYLAPGYNYKQFVAAYGGELGKGYFPYEWMDDLSKLNHRELPPHSAFYSKLKNANISDEEYRHCQQVWSDRNMTCMRDFLEWYNELDVLPFLQAIDNMFEFYKSLSIDMFKDAISVPGLTLRYLFNSLDRDVAFSLFKETDKDIYYKMRENIVGGPSLVFHRYHEKDRTFIRDGAKKCHQVTGYDANALYLWALMQPMPTGTYIHRSHDDGFRPVRPYVYGEMAVQWLEWIASSHDITIRHMFNGVERRIGHRRIPVDGYCEATKTVYQFHGCYFHGHQCRLNHAEFNQKKQTSMEDLRKETSAISGYIRAQGFNLVEIFECQWQDMIEKDPRVKAFVDNSRMPHRYRRSMSIAEIVEGVRNGEIFGVVECDIQVPDHLIEHFSEMPPIFKNIEVGKDDIGEHMKSYAEDHHTLNKPRKTLIGSMKGEKLLIATPLLQWYIDHGLEVTHVYEVVQYTPKSCFRSFGEGVVNARRMGDKDAAKALVAETMKLIGNSAYGKTITNKEKFRDVSACSQEEAPTRVNSQYFRQLNLVGNNFCEVECSKKKIKMDLPIQIGFFVYAYAKLRMLAFYYDFVDKYLCRHDFQYVCMDTDSAYLALSGSSFDQLVKEEMREEFEEERHDWFPRTDSAEHFLYDKREPGLFKKEWEGDGIVALCSKTYFCFGPKGDKYSCKGLNKRQRRPLTAERYLAVLHNKAPGSGINRGFRMKGEAMVTYTQMKEALSYLYIKRKVGADGISTSPLDV; encoded by the exons ATGGACATCTCGTCCGCGTCATCATCCTCCGAGGCGGACCCCGACATG GAACCATTGACTTTAGCTGCACCAGCGTCCGCATGTTTTTGCGCAGCTTTGCGGTCCATTTTGAAACAAccagatggtgatgatgatgat GAACCCTCGCATGCAGACCACTGCAGGTTGGGTCAACAGCAACAAGATCATGATGGTGAAGTGGACATACCGGAAAGAAACGATGAT CAGATGCTACCCGGAGATTTTGATTACAATATAGAGAGTGACAGGAGTTATAGTGGTAGCCGTGGGCCCGGGTCGCCAAACTGGCCCTACTACAGTGTAAGTACAGTTCATAGTAGCAGTACAAGTGGGTATGTCAGTAGTAGAAGTAGTAACGCCGATGGTCGAAACCAAGATGCAATTGATCAAAGTaatagcagcagcagcagcagcagcagtagtagtTCATcacctgcaagtaggcctacagatAGTACATATAACCCACCAAGCAGTAGGCCTACAAGTGATAGTGATACTGATGAAAGAAGAGAAGATGATAGTTATCATGGTGATGAGGAGCAAGAAGAGGCTGGGGAGCATAGGGAGGGAGTAAGTAGTGACAGCAGCAGTGGTGACGAGGAGGAAAGTAGTAGTTCTACGAGTGAAAGTGAAGATGATAGTGGGAGTAGCAATGAGGAAGAAAACAGTGAAAGCAGTGGGGATGAGAGGCAAAGTAGTGCGCAAGAAGGGGGTGACAACGGAGGTAATGATAACGATGATAACGACGCTAACAACTACGAGGAACAGAATCAAACCAGCGACAGCAGTGATGACGAGGATGACGATaaggatgatgatggtgatgacgagGATGACGACACAGAGGAGGAAAGGGAAAAACGAGTACGGGTAAGCAAAGGCGTTAGATGCCCATATTGTAAGCGCCAATTTCCAACTAACGAAAGATTGGCCATTCATCTGAATTCATGCCATCTTAATGAGCGCCGTTTCGAATGCAACGAATGCGGGAAGACATTCGGAAGATTGGACAATCTTAAAAGACACCAGGTCAATCACCGGTTCAATCTCCGAGTGTCTTGCCCAATTTGCAAAAGAACATTTGCAAGAAAGGATTGTTTGGCGCGGCATGTAAAAGATGTGCACCAAAGGAAACGTCAATTACCTCCGACAGGAGAAGAAAGCTCGAGAAAAAGGTCGAGAAGAGGACCTAGTGACCTAGACAATGCGGCAGTAGGCACGGCACCCGCTGAAAGagatggaggagaaggagaaaaagaagaaagtCGAAGAACAAAGCGACGGGTTGAAAATGCAGGCGGTGGTGGTGGAGGAGGAGGATCTAGTGATAGTAGTGATGGGGATAATTctagtgatggtgatgatgatgcccGTGATGTTGATGTGGACGATGATCaggatgatggtgatgacgaGGACGACGACATAGAGGAGGATGTAAATAATAACGAGTTAGATGCGATCTTGATTGAAGATCCAGACGTTATGCCAGATGCTGAGAACAACGGAAGCGATACCGAGAGTGAAACCGATGGTGAAGAGGAAGATGGTGATGGAGGATTTTCAAGAATGCTCCAAGAAAACTGGCCTTCCATCCGAAGTCACCATAGAACGGGACATCGTCTCCAGGATGTGTATAATTTTAGAGTAGGGAGCGGGATTGGCGACAGAGGAGGACAGTATGGACGAGGTAGAATGACGGTGTCAGAGCGACGAATACGGGCTATTTTCAACCAACAAACCCGACGATTTAAAATTAATCTAAGTTTTGGTTTCATTTTGCGACACGTCGAGACAGGGGAGCTTCGATATTTCCATTCAAGCCACAATAACCATCGGCATTTTGAGGCTCCACATTTGATAGCAAATGTCCATGACCTCGAGCAATTCATAGCTGCCGTAGAGGAGATAAGTCTCCAAGACCATGCGGCTCGTCATCGACCAAGTACCAAATGGGCCATCGAAGCTGTGACGAACGTGACGTTCTATGTCACTAAACTTGATTTTCCCATAGGTGTAGGTGTCGCTCTACCACCATATGTGAAGAACAACAGAGCTGTTCGAACCCTCGTGGCTAACGCTAATAATGGTAGGCCGTATCAAGACAACCTATGTATATTTAGATGTATAGCAATGCAGAAGGGGTGCTCGCTCAAGAATTTGGAAAGGGATACCAAGTTCTATTACGAGAAGTATCAACAAGCG ATGTATTGCAAAGCCTACCGCTGTATCAAATGCGACAAGCATTTTTCAATTGCCTTCAATCTCAAAAGGCACCAACTGACATGCGACGCCAATGTCAAACACGTATTCAAAGGCGGGATGTTTCGACCAGCGCCTACCATCTTTCAGAAATTATCGAGTGAAGGTATCGAAGTTGATGACGACATGCGGTATTTTACGCACAGAGCTACATTCGACTTCGAATGCTTTTTTGAGAAGCCAGCGCATGTCAACACCGGAAAGCTGAAGGTAGTAGCTTATCATAGACCACTGAGCGTCAGCATTGCTAGCAATGTGGATGGCTATGATAAAGATGTACGCCATTTGGTTACCGATGGAGACAGTCAGAAGCTGGTCGATGACATGGTCGCCTATCTTCTTGAAGTTAGCCATCGGAGTCATGAAATCATGAGTGACACATTTCGAACCGTATTCGAGGAGATAGATGACATGATAGCGCAGGTGCAGACATTGACAAATCAACTTGGAGCCAAAGGGGTCAAGAAAAGAATTAGTCAACTTGAGCGACTGAGAGAGGAATTCGACCAATACATATCAACCTTACCCGTTCTTGGATTTAATTCCGGAAAATACGACATCAATTTGATCCGGCAATATCTATACCCAGCTATACGGAGGGCCGAAAAGATATCATTCATAATCAAAAAAGGTAGCAGCTACCAGTGTATTCAAACGGAATCGTTGAAGTTCTTGGATATCCTTAATTACCTGGCGCCAGGATATAACTACAAGCAATTCGTGGCTGCGTATGGAGGTGAGCTTGGAAAGGGTTATTTTCCATATGAATGGATGGATGATCTTTCAAAGTTGAACCATCGGGAACTCCCTCCACATAGCGCATTTTACAGCAAGCTTAAGAACGCCAACATAAGTGATGAAGAATACCGTCACTGTCAACAGGTATGGAGCGACCGCAATATGACGTGCATGAGGGATTTTCTGGAATGGTACAATGAACTCGACGTATTGCCATTCTTACAGGCCATCGACAACATGTTCGAGTTTTACAAGAGCTTATCAATTGATATGTTTAAAGATGCCATATCCGTACCTGGACTTACCTTGCGGTACCTGTTCAATTCCCTGGACAGAGATGTCGCATTTTCTTTGTTTAAAGAGACCGACAAAGACATCTATTACAAGATGAGGGAGAATATTGTCGGTGGCCCGTCGTTGGTGTTTCATAGGTACCACGAGAAGGACCGGACATTTATCAGAGACGGGGCCAAAAAATGCCACCAAGTAACCGGCTACGATGCCAACGCACTCTACCTCTGGGCACTGATGCAGCCAATGCCCACAGGCACCTACATTCATCGATCGCATGATGACGGTTTTAGACCAGTACGACCTTACGTGTATGGGGAGATGGCGGTACAATGGCTGGAGTGGATTGCTTCTTCTCACGACATCACAATTCGCCACATGTTTAACGGCGTAGAGAGGCGCATCGGACATAGGAGAATACCCGTGGACGGTTATTGTGAGGCTACTAAAACGGTGTACCAATTCCACGGATGCTATTTCCATGGACATCAGTGCCGGCTGAACCATGCAGAAttcaaccaaaaaaaacaaacttcAATGGAAGATCTACGGAAGGAAACCTCGGCAATCTCCGGATATATCAGAGCCCAAGGTTTCAATTTGGTCGAGATATTTGAATGCCAGTGGCAAGATATGATTGAGAAGGATCCAAGGGTAAAGGCGTTCGTCGACAATTCACGAATGCCGCACCGTTATCGTCGATCGATGAGTATAGCAGAGATTGTAGAAGGGGTGCGAAATGGGGAGATTTTTGGTGTGGTTGAATGCGATATCCAAGTACCTGATCACCTGATTGAGCATTTCAGCGAGATGCCCCCTATCTTCAAGAACATAGAGGTTGGCAAAGATGATATTGGGGAGCATATGAAAAGCTATGCTGAAGATCATCACACATTGAACAAACCAAGGAAGACGCTGATCGGGAGTATGAAAGGCGAGAAGCTTCTCATTGCAACACCACTCTTGCAATGGTACATAGACCATGGGCTTGAAGTCACCCACGTCTATGAGGTTGTGCAGTACACACCAAAATCATGCTTTAGATCCTTTGGTGAAGGTGTAGTCAACGCCAGACGTATGGGGGATAAAGATGCGGCGAAGGCATTGGTGGCCGAAACCATGAAATTGATCGGCAATTCAGCCTATGGAAAGACGATCACCAATAAAGAGAAATTCAGGGATGTGTCTGCATGCAGCCAAGAAGAAGCACCCACCAGAGTTAATTCACAGTACTTTCGTCAACTAAACCTGGTTGGAAACAACTTTTGTGAAGTAGAATGCTCCAAGAAGAAAATCAAAATGGACCTCCCCATCCAGATAGGTTTTTTCGTGTATGCATACGCCAAGTTACGCATGCTGGCGTTCTACTATGACTTTGTCGATAAGTATCTATGTCGTCACGACTTCCAGTATGTGTGCATGGACACGGACTCTGCTTATCTGGCTTTATCTGGCTCTAGTTTCGACCAACTAGTCAAAGAAGAGATGAGGGAAGAATTTGAAGAGGAGAGACACGATTGGTTCCCAAGAACGGATTCGGCAGAGCATTTTTTGTACGACAAAAGGGAACCAGGTCTTTTCAAAAAAGAGTGGGAAGGGGATGGCATCGTCGCTCTTTGCAGCAAGACTTACTTTTGTTTCGGTCCTAAAGGAGACAAGTATAGTTGTAAAGGTCTCAACAAGCGTCAGCGACGTCCTCTCACAGCAGAAAGATACCTCGCCGTACTGCATAATAAAGCGCCAGGTTCGGGAATCAATCGGGGATTCAGGATGAAGGGGGAAGCGATGGTCACGTACACGCAGATGAAAGAAGCACTGTCATATCTGTACATCAAACGGAAAGTTGGGGCCGACGGTATTTCGACTTCCCCATTGGACGTGTAA